One Brassica oleracea var. oleracea cultivar TO1000 unplaced genomic scaffold, BOL UnpScaffold00685, whole genome shotgun sequence genomic window carries:
- the LOC106319902 gene encoding uncharacterized protein LOC106319902, whose protein sequence is MEPTLGKFNMDKFDGKGDFVMWKFKMMGQLKIQGLLAVIVDGFTVYSTSEKQEEGEKHVIDQKKFEKDLRVRSLLDTCLSDSILRKVMHEQTALGMWKSLEKL, encoded by the coding sequence ATGGAACCTACTCTTGGGAAGTTTAACATGGATAAGTTTGATGGAAAAGGAGACTTCGTTATGTGGAAGTTTAAGATGATGGGACAGCTCAAGATCCAAGGCCTTCTTGCGGTCATTGTTGATGGCTTCACGGTTTACTCCACCtcagaaaaacaagaagaaggtGAGAAACATGTGATTGATCAAAAGAAGTTCGAAAAGGACTTAAGAGTGAGAAGCTTACTTGATACCTGCTTGAGCGACTCCATCTTGAGGAAGGTCATGCATGAGCAGACTGCTCTAGGCATGTGGAAGTCTCTGGAAAAGCTGTAG